In the genome of Paracoccus tegillarcae, one region contains:
- a CDS encoding AAA family ATPase: MVVDEVDKAGTMRTKSGNSTSLTTALLPLLDPGTAQRFECPFHRVPFDMSRLIWIMTANDAQHIPAPLRDRAKVFHLSALTAKDAVEHFDRLTARCGDQPQRDDCRAFVAQMSETPRGISLRQIGQLVEALRASMAPKVH; encoded by the coding sequence ATGGTGGTTGATGAGGTCGACAAGGCCGGAACGATGCGGACCAAGAGCGGAAACTCGACGAGCTTGACAACAGCATTGCTGCCGTTGCTCGACCCGGGAACAGCGCAACGATTTGAGTGCCCATTCCATCGGGTGCCTTTCGATATGTCCCGCCTGATTTGGATCATGACGGCCAATGACGCGCAGCACATTCCTGCGCCTTTGCGCGACCGTGCAAAAGTGTTTCACCTATCTGCGCTGACGGCCAAAGACGCGGTTGAACATTTTGACCGATTGACGGCGCGTTGTGGCGATCAACCCCAACGCGATGATTGCCGCGCCTTTGTCGCACAGATGTCAGAGACCCCGCGCGGAATCAGCCTGCGCCAGATCGGCCAGCTTGTTGAAGCGTTACGGGCGTCGATGGCGCCAAAGGTTCATTGA
- a CDS encoding TniQ family protein: MSRLAARNGIEVAEFGRDMGLPFKKVIDGGPAALQKLADLSGTNSAYLRAWSPHYIAARSYVFRGEPYHARGIRDTIVRGCPACLRTDVEASDLPPHLSMAIRGNWLPRHSTYCHLHGHSLVDLWQDPNLTRRLDTSERLKEIAPAILSGEMDGDAREATDFDEYLHRRLMDGPGKGWLDQHRLYAACVFCDLLGRALLRDHILETWALGPQTR; the protein is encoded by the coding sequence ATGTCGCGTCTCGCGGCCCGGAACGGCATTGAGGTCGCCGAATTCGGACGGGATATGGGGCTGCCGTTCAAGAAGGTTATAGACGGCGGTCCCGCAGCATTGCAGAAGCTGGCGGACTTGTCGGGGACTAACAGCGCTTATCTTCGCGCATGGTCGCCTCATTACATCGCCGCTCGAAGTTACGTTTTCAGGGGCGAGCCGTATCACGCCCGCGGAATCCGGGACACTATTGTGCGGGGCTGCCCGGCCTGCCTGCGGACAGATGTAGAAGCTTCCGATTTGCCTCCCCATCTTTCAATGGCGATCAGAGGGAACTGGTTGCCCAGGCATTCTACTTACTGTCATTTGCACGGGCATTCATTGGTCGACCTTTGGCAAGATCCAAATCTGACACGCCGTTTGGACACGTCAGAAAGATTGAAAGAAATAGCACCCGCAATCCTGTCCGGAGAAATGGATGGAGATGCCAGGGAAGCGACCGACTTTGACGAATACCTTCACCGCCGCCTGATGGATGGACCCGGCAAGGGCTGGCTCGATCAACATCGGCTTTATGCGGCGTGTGTTTTTTGCGACCTGTTGGGAAGAGCGCTTTTGCGTGACCATATTCTGGAAACCTGGGCGCTGGGCCCGCAGACGAGGTGA
- a CDS encoding LacI family DNA-binding transcriptional regulator, which translates to MKRTSVTLADLAKQLDLSAATVSRALNGFPEVNARTRARVEQAAARLGYRPNVSAKSLVKGLVGAIGLVPRKEEQGFIDPLLAEFLDGATAITAKRGLQLSLLAPTVNDEPAAYRPAIAGNVVDAFIVSSPDVTDSRVDELIRTGFPFVLHGRTMADQPYWSYDIDNYDGFLRAARLLQDYGHTRMAFLGGRANARFATDRLAGARDALAEKGLTLPDENIRHGEMTEDLGYQAGRHYLALRSVQRPTAFLCLNIYVAMGLMRAGRGYGLRCPDDFSIIVHDDRAPYLRAEFSDPPLTAVQSSIREAGVRVTELVMELLESPQAPPRQVVAPVELVLRASVARVSGDS; encoded by the coding sequence ATGAAAAGAACAAGCGTAACGCTTGCTGATCTGGCGAAGCAGTTGGATCTTTCGGCGGCGACGGTTAGTCGTGCCTTGAATGGGTTTCCCGAAGTCAATGCGAGAACCAGGGCGCGGGTCGAACAGGCGGCGGCGCGGCTGGGATATCGGCCGAATGTAAGCGCGAAAAGTCTGGTCAAAGGGCTGGTGGGTGCCATCGGTCTGGTGCCGCGGAAAGAGGAGCAGGGTTTCATTGACCCGCTGCTGGCCGAATTTCTGGACGGCGCTACCGCGATTACCGCAAAACGCGGTCTTCAGTTGTCGCTTCTAGCGCCAACCGTAAACGATGAGCCGGCAGCTTACCGTCCGGCCATCGCCGGAAATGTGGTTGATGCATTTATTGTAAGCTCGCCTGATGTTACGGATTCCCGCGTCGATGAGCTGATCAGGACTGGCTTTCCCTTCGTACTTCATGGTCGGACCATGGCTGATCAGCCATACTGGTCCTATGACATTGATAATTACGACGGATTTCTTCGTGCTGCGCGGCTTTTGCAGGATTACGGACATACGCGCATGGCGTTCCTTGGAGGTCGTGCCAATGCGCGCTTTGCAACGGACCGCCTAGCCGGTGCGCGCGATGCTCTTGCCGAAAAGGGCCTGACGTTGCCTGACGAAAATATCCGGCATGGTGAGATGACCGAGGATTTGGGCTATCAGGCCGGCCGTCATTATCTGGCATTGCGAAGCGTACAGCGGCCAACGGCATTCCTGTGCCTGAATATCTATGTCGCGATGGGGTTGATGCGCGCCGGCAGAGGATATGGTTTGCGCTGCCCCGATGACTTCTCGATCATCGTGCATGACGACCGCGCGCCGTATCTGCGAGCCGAATTCTCGGACCCACCGCTGACCGCCGTGCAATCCTCGATCCGAGAAGCGGGTGTACGTGTCACAGAGTTGGTAATGGAACTTCTGGAAAGCCCCCAGGCACCTCCCAGACAGGTTGTCGCGCCAGTTGAACTGGTGCTGAGGGCGTCTGTTGCGCGGGTTTCAGGAGATAGCTGA
- a CDS encoding ABC transporter substrate-binding protein, with protein MNNQIPSMRPTRRQFIGGAAGAAIAAPMLTRSAMGQDVQRLVFAVPVDNSGANRELVEAFNQSNGSGIEVVIFEMPARSDEHRTLIESELNVGREEIDVFAADVVWTSQLAVNGWVRNLTSRFYAEADPGEFLQAPMNSILFRNQMWGVPWFTDAGMVFYRRDLLEQAGVAVPTTWAELQEAANTVRQATGTAHGFLFQGASYEGGTANACEFIWSGGGRIMTQQRQVFDAYSTDSSHPNDISLNSAATVAGLNAARSLVESGASPLEVTAMDETMSNDAFLAGDAVFLRSWPSLYALAGTGSAVSRDQIGIMLIPAVEAGQQSTSCLGGWNLMISAFSSKVDAAWQFISYATSAEAQSARARTGAFLPTRGALYEDASLAADVPLVELGRTAVETSRTRPASVIYPQVSPRISLTFNRILKGEWSADEGVQLLSDDLNVLMRRSRG; from the coding sequence AGGCGCGGCAATCGCGGCCCCGATGCTGACCCGGTCGGCCATGGGTCAAGATGTGCAGCGGCTTGTCTTTGCCGTGCCAGTGGACAATTCCGGCGCTAACCGCGAATTGGTCGAGGCGTTCAACCAGTCCAACGGCTCGGGCATCGAAGTGGTCATTTTCGAAATGCCCGCGCGCTCGGATGAACACCGCACGCTGATCGAATCCGAACTGAATGTCGGACGCGAGGAAATCGACGTGTTCGCGGCCGATGTGGTCTGGACCTCGCAACTGGCCGTAAACGGCTGGGTGCGCAACCTGACCAGCCGGTTCTATGCAGAGGCCGATCCCGGCGAATTCCTGCAGGCGCCGATGAACTCGATCCTGTTCCGCAATCAGATGTGGGGCGTGCCGTGGTTCACCGATGCGGGCATGGTCTTTTATCGCCGTGATCTGCTGGAACAGGCAGGCGTTGCGGTGCCGACCACCTGGGCTGAATTGCAAGAGGCCGCGAATACCGTTCGTCAGGCGACCGGAACCGCCCACGGCTTCCTGTTTCAGGGCGCGTCATACGAGGGCGGCACCGCCAATGCCTGCGAATTCATCTGGAGCGGCGGCGGCAGGATCATGACCCAGCAGCGGCAGGTCTTTGATGCCTATTCGACGGACAGCTCGCATCCGAACGATATCAGCCTCAACAGCGCTGCCACCGTCGCGGGGCTGAACGCCGCCCGTTCGCTGGTCGAAAGCGGTGCCTCGCCGCTTGAGGTGACGGCGATGGACGAAACCATGTCCAACGATGCCTTCCTTGCTGGTGATGCGGTATTTCTGCGCAGTTGGCCCTCGCTTTACGCTCTGGCTGGCACTGGGTCGGCGGTCTCGCGGGACCAGATCGGGATCATGCTAATCCCGGCGGTGGAAGCCGGTCAGCAATCGACAAGCTGCCTTGGCGGGTGGAATCTGATGATCTCGGCCTTCTCATCCAAGGTCGATGCCGCGTGGCAGTTCATCAGCTATGCAACCTCGGCAGAGGCGCAATCTGCCCGCGCCCGAACCGGGGCATTCCTGCCGACCCGGGGCGCACTGTATGAGGACGCGTCGCTTGCTGCGGATGTGCCCTTGGTCGAACTGGGCAGGACAGCGGTTGAAACCTCGCGAACCCGCCCGGCATCGGTCATCTATCCGCAGGTTTCGCCGCGGATTTCGCTGACCTTCAATCGTATCCTGAAGGGTGAATGGTCGGCGGACGAAGGTGTTCAACTGCTCAGCGACGATCTGAATGTTCTGATGCGGCGTAGTCGCGGCTAG
- a CDS encoding lysophospholipid acyltransferase family protein, with amino-acid sequence MIDPGRGTVTWRDEGPIDLNRPRGLSGWLRVIRRGLPAILMLLIGVVLILPLRLVERLFHGPRRPWTGPYVQIICRLVLFFIGLRWRREGRPMRGPGAVVANHSSWLDIFVLNAALPIFFVSKSEVAGWPGVNILTRVTDTHFVVRDARLARQQAEEFAARVRVGHRLLFFPEGTSSDGRRVLPFKPTLFQGFLDPALPVDLAIQPVTAAYHAPRGEDARFYGWWADMELTPHLLHVLSVPRQGSVTVALHDPIPVSGETRKSLSAKAEEAVRSALT; translated from the coding sequence ATGATCGATCCCGGGCGCGGCACGGTTACATGGCGCGACGAAGGGCCGATTGACCTGAACCGCCCTCGCGGCTTGTCCGGTTGGTTACGCGTCATTCGGCGTGGCCTGCCCGCAATTCTAATGCTGCTGATCGGGGTTGTCCTGATCCTGCCTCTGCGTCTGGTCGAGCGCCTGTTTCACGGCCCCCGGCGGCCCTGGACCGGCCCCTATGTGCAGATCATCTGCCGGCTGGTCCTGTTCTTTATCGGGCTGCGTTGGCGGCGCGAGGGCCGGCCGATGCGCGGTCCCGGTGCTGTGGTGGCAAACCATTCAAGCTGGCTGGATATCTTTGTGCTGAACGCGGCGCTGCCGATCTTTTTTGTCAGCAAGTCCGAGGTCGCGGGCTGGCCGGGCGTCAATATTCTGACCCGCGTGACGGATACGCATTTCGTGGTCCGCGACGCCCGGCTTGCGCGGCAGCAGGCCGAGGAATTCGCAGCCCGCGTCCGTGTTGGCCACCGGCTGCTGTTTTTCCCCGAAGGCACCTCATCCGATGGTCGCCGGGTCTTGCCCTTTAAGCCGACGCTGTTTCAGGGGTTTCTGGACCCCGCGCTGCCTGTGGATCTGGCGATCCAGCCCGTCACCGCCGCCTATCACGCACCCCGCGGAGAGGATGCGCGCTTTTATGGCTGGTGGGCGGATATGGAGCTGACGCCGCATCTGCTGCATGTCCTGTCCGTGCCGCGTCAGGGCAGCGTCACGGTTGCTCTGCACGATCCGATCCCGGTGTCGGGCGAGACGCGCAAATCTCTGTCCGCCAAAGCCGAAGAAGCGGTCAGATCGGCTTTGACTTAG
- a CDS encoding ATP-binding protein, which yields MDKLQTRRFAVLSPDLNVPQLQDMERDFKNAWIRMKGNLLSGGAPKLAYREEKKAKDLAADAHSRRLRQVGLSALAKEARAQVTALARAGAALSGPSTRDEVYQFAADLHAESPWMRGVSAWIMHQMLVHVDVGGCGLTVLPVILAGPPGIGKSHYARRLAELAGAPSRLIDVGSGSRVPDHRDGERLEHGSGGYSCRDQLVFTGRKSGDGG from the coding sequence ATGGATAAGCTTCAAACCCGTCGCTTTGCTGTGTTGTCCCCAGATCTGAATGTGCCGCAACTTCAGGATATGGAGCGCGATTTCAAAAACGCATGGATCCGCATGAAAGGGAACCTCCTGTCAGGAGGCGCACCAAAGCTTGCCTACCGAGAGGAGAAGAAGGCGAAGGACCTCGCGGCTGACGCACATTCCCGCCGTTTGCGTCAAGTCGGTTTAAGCGCGCTTGCAAAGGAAGCCCGCGCTCAGGTCACAGCTCTCGCCCGTGCTGGCGCTGCACTTTCGGGACCCTCAACGAGGGACGAGGTTTACCAATTTGCCGCGGATCTTCATGCGGAGAGCCCGTGGATGCGGGGCGTGTCCGCGTGGATTATGCACCAAATGCTGGTGCATGTTGACGTTGGCGGCTGCGGACTTACCGTGCTGCCTGTGATCCTTGCCGGCCCGCCGGGCATCGGCAAATCGCATTATGCGCGGCGTCTGGCAGAGCTTGCTGGGGCACCCTCACGCCTGATCGACGTCGGCAGCGGCAGCCGGGTTCCGGATCACAGGGACGGAGAAAGGTTGGAGCACGGCTCAGGCGGGTATTCCTGTCGAGACCAACTTGTCTTTACAGGCCGCAAATCCGGTGATGGTGGTTGA
- a CDS encoding adenosylcobalamin-dependent ribonucleoside-diphosphate reductase gives MSRFAAPIAAQIWDMKYRMKDAEGQAVDATVEDSWRRVARDLARVEADPSAWEDKFYAALEDFKFLPAGRILAGAGTGRSVTLFNCFVMGTIPDNMGGIFEMLKEAALTMQQGGGIGYDFSTIRPRGAEVKGVAADASGPLSFMDVWDAMCRTIMSAGSRRGAMMATMRCDHPDIEAFIEAKQDSARLRMFNLSVLITDPFMQAVKDGKSWDLEFEGRVFRTVDARDLWNKIMRATYDFAEPGVIFIDRINQQNNLHYTETIAATNPCGEQPLPPYGACLLGSINLARLVADPFTDAAHLDQDALDDLVRTAIRMMDNVVDASRFPLEQQAAEAQAKRRIGLGVTGLADALLMLGLRYGADDAVAQTRKWMKAIANASYLASADLAAEKGAFPLFDADEYLKSGFMSRMDKDVRDTIRKNGIRNALLTSIAPTGTISLYAGNVSSGIEPVFAYAYTRKVLQKDGSRTEEEVVDYAVQMWRDLHGDAPLPDYFVNAQTLAPLDHVAMQAAAQEWVDSSISKTINCPEDISFEGFKDVYLAAWDKGCKGCTTYRPNDVTGSVLSVAETSESVPEADKGADVVYLTEPLDRPAALDGATYKLKWPGSEHAIYITVNDVVHGGHRRPFEVFINSKNMEHFAWTVALTRMISAVFRRGGDVSFVVEELKAVFDPRGGAWMAGKYVPSILAAIGGVIERHMIATGFLEGEGMGLKTDPQAEVMAIGERPRGAACPSCGQYGMRMIEGCMTCPSCGHSKCG, from the coding sequence ATGAGCCGTTTTGCCGCCCCCATTGCTGCACAGATCTGGGACATGAAATACCGGATGAAAGACGCCGAGGGGCAGGCAGTCGACGCAACGGTCGAAGACAGCTGGCGTCGTGTCGCGCGTGATCTGGCCCGCGTCGAAGCGGACCCCTCTGCCTGGGAAGACAAATTCTACGCCGCGCTGGAGGATTTCAAATTCCTACCCGCCGGTCGCATTCTGGCAGGGGCGGGCACGGGCCGGTCGGTCACGCTGTTCAACTGCTTTGTCATGGGCACCATCCCCGACAATATGGGCGGCATTTTCGAAATGCTGAAAGAGGCCGCGCTGACCATGCAGCAGGGCGGTGGCATCGGTTACGACTTTTCCACCATCCGCCCGCGCGGGGCCGAGGTGAAGGGTGTGGCCGCAGATGCCTCTGGCCCGCTATCCTTCATGGATGTCTGGGACGCGATGTGCCGCACGATCATGTCGGCAGGCTCGCGTCGCGGCGCGATGATGGCCACGATGCGCTGCGATCACCCCGATATAGAGGCGTTCATCGAGGCCAAGCAAGACAGCGCCCGTTTACGCATGTTCAACCTGTCGGTGCTGATAACCGATCCGTTCATGCAGGCGGTGAAGGATGGCAAAAGCTGGGATCTGGAATTCGAGGGCCGGGTTTTCCGCACCGTCGACGCGCGCGATCTGTGGAACAAGATCATGCGCGCGACCTATGATTTTGCTGAACCGGGCGTGATCTTCATCGACCGCATCAATCAGCAGAACAACCTGCATTACACTGAAACCATCGCGGCGACGAACCCCTGCGGTGAGCAGCCGCTGCCGCCTTATGGGGCCTGTCTGCTGGGCAGCATCAACCTTGCGCGGCTGGTGGCCGACCCCTTCACCGACGCCGCCCATCTGGATCAGGACGCGCTGGACGATCTGGTCCGCACCGCCATCCGGATGATGGATAACGTCGTCGATGCCAGCCGCTTCCCGCTGGAACAGCAGGCCGCCGAGGCGCAGGCCAAACGCCGCATCGGGCTGGGTGTGACCGGGCTTGCCGATGCGCTGCTGATGCTGGGCCTGCGTTACGGCGCGGATGATGCCGTTGCGCAGACACGCAAATGGATGAAGGCGATTGCGAATGCTTCCTACCTGGCCAGCGCCGATCTGGCAGCGGAAAAGGGTGCCTTTCCGCTGTTCGATGCCGACGAATATCTGAAATCAGGCTTCATGAGCCGGATGGACAAGGATGTCCGCGACACGATCCGCAAGAACGGCATCCGCAATGCCCTGCTGACATCCATCGCGCCCACGGGCACGATCAGCCTGTATGCGGGCAATGTTTCCTCGGGGATCGAGCCGGTCTTTGCCTATGCCTATACCCGCAAGGTGCTGCAGAAAGATGGCTCGCGCACCGAAGAAGAGGTCGTGGATTACGCCGTCCAGATGTGGCGCGATCTGCATGGCGATGCGCCGCTGCCCGATTATTTCGTCAATGCCCAGACCCTCGCTCCGCTGGATCACGTCGCCATGCAGGCGGCAGCGCAGGAATGGGTCGACAGTTCCATTTCCAAGACCATCAACTGCCCCGAAGATATCAGTTTCGAAGGGTTCAAGGACGTCTATCTGGCCGCATGGGACAAGGGCTGCAAGGGCTGCACGACCTATCGTCCGAATGATGTGACCGGCAGCGTGCTGTCGGTGGCCGAGACCAGCGAATCCGTGCCCGAGGCCGATAAGGGCGCCGATGTCGTCTACCTGACCGAGCCGCTGGATCGTCCCGCCGCTTTGGACGGCGCGACCTATAAGCTGAAATGGCCGGGCAGCGAACACGCCATCTATATCACCGTGAACGACGTTGTGCATGGCGGCCACCGCCGCCCGTTCGAGGTGTTCATCAACTCGAAAAACATGGAGCATTTTGCCTGGACCGTTGCCCTGACCCGAATGATTTCGGCAGTATTCCGGCGCGGCGGTGATGTGTCTTTCGTGGTCGAGGAGTTGAAAGCCGTGTTCGATCCGCGCGGCGGGGCATGGATGGCTGGCAAATATGTGCCCTCGATTTTGGCCGCAATTGGCGGAGTGATCGAGCGCCACATGATCGCAACCGGCTTTCTGGAAGGCGAAGGCATGGGCCTGAAAACCGACCCGCAAGCCGAGGTAATGGCCATCGGCGAACGCCCGCGCGGCGCCGCCTGCCCAAGCTGCGGCCAATACGGCATGCGCATGATCGAAGGTTGTATGACCTGCCCAAGCTGCGGCCATTCCAAATGCGGCTGA